A single window of Grus americana isolate bGruAme1 chromosome 10, bGruAme1.mat, whole genome shotgun sequence DNA harbors:
- the LOC129210832 gene encoding olfactory receptor 5V1-like: MENQTSASEFVLLGLTSDPQLQSLLFFVFSVIYFITVFGNMVIMIVISTDPHLHSPMYFFLFHLALTDICYATTIVPYMLVNFLVKQKTIDFSACIIQMSLILLSAGSEIFMLSAMAYDRYVAICKPLHYQEVMSKLVCSQLVGGAWTMGVLHSIINTMPMLNVQFCKYTEIKHFSCELPPLLTAACGRTFLNKLVLLSSAVIFGSSSFLLTLISYIYIISTVLKIQSAKGRRKTFSTCSSHLIVVILLYTTALFQYTKPNSVSSLILDQLFSIQYSILTPMLNPIIYSLKNNDVKTALGRMLGKIQVSQSV; the protein is encoded by the coding sequence ATGGAAAACCAAACAAGTGCAAGTGAGTTTGTTCTCTTGGGACTTACAAGTGACCCACAACTTCAAAGCCTCCtcttctttgtgttttcagtgatttatttcaTCACTGTGTTTGGAAATATGGTGATCATGATTGTTATAAGTACTGATCCTCACCTTCACTCCCCTatgtacttcttcctttttcacttaGCTCTCACAGACATCTGTTATGCCACCACCATTGTTCCTTACATGCTGGTGAATTTCCTAGTCAAGCAGAAAACCATTGACTTCAGTGCTTGTATTATCCAGATGTCCTTAATCCTCCTCTCAGCTGGCAGTGAAATTTTCATGCTCTCAGCTATGGCATATGACCGATACGTTGCCATCTGTAAACCACTACACTACCAAGAGGTTATGAGCAAACTTGTCTGCAGCCAGCTGGTGGGGGGTGCATGGACAATGGGGGTCTTGCACTCCATTATAAACACAATGCCAATGCTAAATGTGCAATTCTGCAAGTACACAGAAATTAAGCATTTCAGCTGTGAGTTGCCCCCTCTCTTAACTGCAGCTTGTGGTAGGACCTTCCTCAATAAACTTGttcttctgtcttctgctgtgATCTTTGGGTCAAGCTCCTTTCTGCTCACTCTCATCTCCTACATCTATATCATCTCCACTGTCCTGAAGATACAGTCTGCAAAGGGGAGGCGCAAAACTTTCTCCACTTGCAGCTCCCACCTCATTGTTGTGATTTTGCTATACACAACTGCTCTGTTCCAGTACACAAAACCCAATTCAGTCTCATCATTAATTCTAGATCAACTGTTTTCCATCCAGTACAGCATTTTAACCCCCATGCTAAATCCCATCATCTACAGCctgaaaaataatgatgtgaAAACAGCTTTGGGCAGAATGTTAGGGAAAATTCAAGTTTCACAATCAGTGTAA